AACTATTAAAGCTCCTGAAAACGGAATCGTAAACGGATACATCCATGCAGGCGGAAAAGTTGGTGTACTTGTAGCGGCTGCATGTGACAGCGAAAAAACTTGCGAAGCTATCAAAGATACTTTAAGAGATATCGCAATGCACATTGCTGCAATGAAACCTCAGTACCTAAACCCTGAAGCGGTACCGGCTGACGTTATCGAAAAAGAAAAAGAAATTGCAAAAGCTCAACTTCTAAAAGAAGGTAAGCCTGAGCAGGTAATCGATAAAATCATCCCTGGTAAAATTAAAAGATTCTACAGCGACGTATGTGTTACAGAGCAGGAATACGTAAAAGCAGAGAAAAAAGAAACTGTTGCTGAAGCTCTTAGCAAAGCGGCAAAAGCTGCTGGCGGAGAAGCTAAACTTGTTGACTTTATCAGATTCGAAGTTGGTGAAGGTTTAGTTAAAAACGCATGCAACATGGCGGATGAAGTAGCGGCGGCTCTTTCTTAATCCCCGCTTCTTTTTATGTTTAAAATAAAAGTGTCAGGCACTAAATGAAAGAGTAGAGAAAGGGTTATAAGGAAAAGATAAGGGAGAAAGGAAAAAACAATTGGTAAGATGAGAATGAGATAAGGTTAAATGAAAAAATGTGGCAATGGAAAA
This genomic interval from Nautilia profundicola AmH contains the following:
- the tsf gene encoding translation elongation factor Ts, whose product is MANITAAMVKALREKTGAGMMDCKKALVEAEGNEEKAVEILRKKGLAKAAKKADRNAAEGRVEIYISDDYKKGSIAEVNCETDFVAKTDEFIEFVSETVKTINVNDIADTEALNKAPFGAGTFEEELKVKIAKIGENIVVRRIGTIKAPENGIVNGYIHAGGKVGVLVAAACDSEKTCEAIKDTLRDIAMHIAAMKPQYLNPEAVPADVIEKEKEIAKAQLLKEGKPEQVIDKIIPGKIKRFYSDVCVTEQEYVKAEKKETVAEALSKAAKAAGGEAKLVDFIRFEVGEGLVKNACNMADEVAAALS